Genomic window (Bacillus vallismortis):
TTCACATTATATGAAAAAAGCAACCGCTCGGACAGAGCCATTTGAAGCATTTTGAAAAAATAGGATACAACCCAAAGAATTAGTAATTTTCAAAATATTGGATGGCTTCAGCTTGTATGACTGGGATTCAGCTGTCAGTCAAGTTATAATAGTGTTTGGGGAAAGGAGTAGTGTGATGAAACTGAATGAAAAATTATATGCATTTTTTTCAGAGTATGTGGAACAAATGGCTGATGAATGGATTGAAACGATGGAAGAAAGCGATCCGAATTCGATTTATGCCTTACATAATGCATCTGTAACGGAAGAATTGAAAGAACAGGACAGAGAATTTTACCGGCATCTGAATGACATGTATGTTTTACCGGAAAAACAATTTCTCGAAGAATTTCAAGTGTGGGTTATTGAGCTGACGAACGATCAAAAGCATCTCGACACTCCGGTTCAGTATGTGATTCGGGAGTTTATGAGAAACCGGAGATTATATACGAAGTATTTTGAGAAGTTCGCAGAAGAAAATGAGTCGGCGTTTGAACCGGGAGAGAAACAAAAATGGGCCGATTTGATTGTAAAAGTCTTTGACTTTACCATTTATACATTTGTCGATCACGCTGAAGCGAATGCCAAACAGCAATTAAACGCTCAGAGAGAAATGATATTGGAATTAAGCTCGCCTGTCATCACCTTGAGCAAATCAACAGCTCTGCTGCCGCTTGTCGGTGACATTGATACCGAACGGGCAAAGTTCATTCTGGAAAACACGCTTCATGCTTGTGCAAAAAGACGCGTGGAGCATCTGTTAATCGATCTATCAGGTGTGGTGGTGGTTGATACGATGGTGGCGCACCAAATCTTTAAATTGATTGAGGCGCTCACTTTAATCGGTGTCAGGTCAACCCTGTCAGGAATCAGGCCTGAAATCGCGCAAACCGCTGTACAGCTTGGGATTGATTTTTCGAATATCACAATTAAAACCAATCTTGCCCAGGCATTAAACTATCATCAATAAGAAAAAAATCCGCTATCAACCGATAGCGGATTTTTATGAGGCAAAACATAAGGATACGAGTAAAGATCCCGCGAATAACAAGAGAACGAGGCAAAAGAACAGCCAATCGCGGCGGTTTACGGTCAGTGTCCGGTAATATGTCCGGTTTCTGCTTCCTGTAAAACCTTTTGATTCCATCGCAAGCGCTGTCCGTTCCGCTTTTCTGATGGCGCTTGCCAACAGCGGGATGGTATACCGCTTTAGCGCGCTGATTTTCTCAATGAAGCCGCTCTCCGCCGCTCCTCCTCTGATTTTATGAGCCTGCTGGATCAGCTGGATTTCATCCTTTAGCAGCGGAAGAAAACGAAAGCCTGCAATGACCCCATATGCAAGCTTTGGTGAGAGCTTGCATTGCTGGACAAGGCTCAGCATAAATAAAATCGGATCGGTCGTAAAAACAAACATCATCGATAACGCTGAAAAGCACAAAATACGAAACCCGAGAGAAATGCCGACAGAGACATTATCGCTGTTGATTGAGATAGGGCCGGCTTGAAACAAGAAATTATCCGGAGTTGTCGGGACCTTGCCAAAAACAGCGGCTGTCCATACGCATCCGAATGCTAAAATCAAAAACGGAATCGTAAACAAAAACCATTTTTTCAAGGGGATTCTGGCCGCCAATAGGACACCGGCAACGATGATGATATAAAAACACGCAGGGGTGTAAGGATTGTAAATAAACGACAGCATGACGACACAGCAAAAAACCGCCGCCGCTTTCACTGCCGGATTAATGAGATGTAACGGCTGCTTCATCACGCACCTCCTCTTGGCGGGCCATCCATTCATATAGAAGGGGGAGGGTGAGCTTTGCTTTTTGGACAAGCCCTTTTTCCTGAGAAAATAACTGCGCTGGAGATCCGTCAAAATCCAGATTCGTATCGTGGAGAACAAGAACGCTGTCGGCATACGAAGAGACAAGCTCCATATCGTGCGTAATCATAAGGACAGCGCTTCCTTCTTCCTTGATACGCTGAATCATATCCATGCATTCAGCAGCCGTGCGGGCGTCCTGGCCAAAGGTTGGTTCGTCTAATAATAAAACCTTTACATTATGCATGAGCATGGTAGCGACGCTCAGGCGCCGTTTTTGCCCTTGGCTGATCGCAAACGGATGATGATCAGCCAAATGCGCAAGACTGAAACGATCCAGCAGATGCTGCGCTTTTCCCTTAGTTTCAGCATTTGCTTTTTGGCCGAAAATCAGCTCGTCATACACCGTATCGGTGACGAACTGATGCTCTGGGTTTTGAAAAACAAATCCCAAACGTTTT
Coding sequences:
- the rsbRB gene encoding RsbT co-antagonist RsbRB; protein product: MKLNEKLYAFFSEYVEQMADEWIETMEESDPNSIYALHNASVTEELKEQDREFYRHLNDMYVLPEKQFLEEFQVWVIELTNDQKHLDTPVQYVIREFMRNRRLYTKYFEKFAEENESAFEPGEKQKWADLIVKVFDFTIYTFVDHAEANAKQQLNAQREMILELSSPVITLSKSTALLPLVGDIDTERAKFILENTLHACAKRRVEHLLIDLSGVVVVDTMVAHQIFKLIEALTLIGVRSTLSGIRPEIAQTAVQLGIDFSNITIKTNLAQALNYHQ
- the thiX gene encoding HMP/thiamine ABC transporter permease ThiX → MKQPLHLINPAVKAAAVFCCVVMLSFIYNPYTPACFYIIIVAGVLLAARIPLKKWFLFTIPFLILAFGCVWTAAVFGKVPTTPDNFLFQAGPISINSDNVSVGISLGFRILCFSALSMMFVFTTDPILFMLSLVQQCKLSPKLAYGVIAGFRFLPLLKDEIQLIQQAHKIRGGAAESGFIEKISALKRYTIPLLASAIRKAERTALAMESKGFTGSRNRTYYRTLTVNRRDWLFFCLVLLLFAGSLLVSLCFAS